In Mastigocladopsis repens PCC 10914, a single window of DNA contains:
- a CDS encoding glycerophosphoryl diester phosphodiesterase membrane domain-containing protein yields the protein MSYDFGSPSPIQPLSLGNVVSAGLRLYRSHLKDYFLLALKAYVWLLVPVYGWAKFYALSALISRLAFGELVNQPESMTSAQRFVNSRLWQFFVTMLLMFLLSVGIGVGAFILFIIFGFLSSVLLGGIGQQGNTSAYAVLSLLIIVVSIVGLVAVLWLLTRFFLVDVPLAIEDNVDGTSTIGRSWELTQGYFWRVFLILFVAFLITIPIQVIVQIITTIIQLVFTSLLEQDSFVFRLIFFLLVMALSFVSGALILPFWQTIKAVVYYDLRSRREGLGLKLRDHEI from the coding sequence ATGTCCTATGATTTTGGTTCTCCTAGCCCAATACAACCTCTTAGCCTCGGAAATGTTGTCAGTGCGGGACTACGCTTATATCGCTCTCATCTTAAGGACTATTTTTTACTAGCTTTAAAGGCTTACGTGTGGCTACTTGTCCCAGTGTATGGGTGGGCAAAGTTTTATGCTTTATCAGCGTTGATTTCCCGATTGGCTTTTGGTGAATTGGTTAATCAACCTGAAAGTATGACTTCTGCTCAGCGTTTTGTCAATTCCCGGTTATGGCAGTTTTTCGTCACGATGCTGTTGATGTTTCTTTTAAGTGTGGGAATTGGCGTAGGTGCTTTCATTTTATTTATCATTTTTGGTTTTTTATCATCAGTGCTATTGGGGGGGATAGGTCAGCAAGGAAATACCAGTGCATATGCTGTCCTGTCTTTGCTAATTATAGTAGTAAGCATTGTTGGATTGGTAGCGGTTTTATGGCTATTGACGCGGTTTTTTCTTGTGGATGTGCCGCTGGCAATTGAGGATAATGTTGATGGTACGTCAACGATTGGGCGGAGTTGGGAGTTGACTCAAGGATATTTCTGGCGGGTTTTTCTCATTTTATTTGTTGCGTTTTTGATTACAATACCTATCCAAGTTATTGTTCAGATTATTACCACTATTATTCAGTTGGTTTTCACATCTTTATTAGAACAGGATTCTTTTGTTTTCCGTCTGATTTTTTTTCTGTTAGTTATGGCTTTAAGTTTCGTCAGTGGAGCATTGATTTTACCATTCTGGCAAACAATCAAAGCCGTTGTTTACTATGACCTGCGGAGTCGTCGTGAGGGATTAGGCTTGAAGTTACGCGACCATGAGATTTAA